The Thermomicrobiales bacterium genome contains a region encoding:
- a CDS encoding ABC transporter ATP-binding protein: MVKAQPSVADTAASRDVSRASFQPAALETQHLHKRFGRVVAVDDLTIRVAAGEVFGFLGPNGAGKTTSIKMLMGLTRPTSGTARLLDRPLGDREARKRIGFLPEMFHFHEWLTGAELLDMHARLYGMSATERRARIPEVLEQVGMFSRRDQRLDSYSKGMKQRIGLAQALLPDPLVVFLDEPTSALDPIGRIDVRRIIQTLRDDGRTVFLNSHLLSEVESVCDRVAIINRGRVAATGPMRDLLGRELVVNLRLGRYDDDVQRAVMSFATMHGVERVRDASVVAVEVGDEETIARLVDALVALGVPVYGVTPHQQTLEDLFIQVVDASDERDPS; this comes from the coding sequence ATGGTCAAAGCGCAACCTTCGGTCGCCGATACGGCGGCCAGCCGTGATGTCTCGCGGGCGTCGTTTCAGCCCGCAGCACTGGAAACGCAGCATCTCCATAAGCGGTTCGGCCGGGTTGTCGCCGTTGATGACCTGACGATTCGGGTGGCCGCCGGCGAAGTGTTCGGGTTTCTCGGGCCGAATGGCGCGGGGAAAACGACCTCGATCAAGATGCTGATGGGCCTGACCCGTCCGACTTCCGGCACTGCCCGTCTCCTCGATCGACCGCTCGGTGACCGGGAAGCGCGTAAACGCATCGGGTTCCTGCCCGAGATGTTCCACTTCCACGAGTGGCTAACCGGCGCGGAGCTGCTGGACATGCACGCGCGGCTCTACGGCATGAGCGCCACCGAGCGGCGCGCGCGCATTCCGGAGGTGCTGGAGCAGGTCGGCATGTTCAGTCGGCGAGACCAGCGACTCGATTCGTACTCCAAGGGCATGAAGCAACGCATCGGGCTGGCGCAAGCGCTGCTGCCCGATCCGCTGGTCGTGTTCCTCGATGAGCCGACCTCGGCGCTCGACCCGATTGGCCGGATCGACGTGCGCCGGATCATTCAGACGCTGCGCGACGATGGACGCACGGTTTTCCTCAATTCGCATCTGCTTTCGGAAGTCGAATCGGTTTGCGACCGGGTCGCGATTATCAACCGAGGTCGAGTCGCGGCGACTGGCCCGATGCGGGATCTGCTGGGCCGTGAGCTTGTAGTCAATCTGCGCCTGGGTCGCTACGACGACGATGTCCAACGAGCGGTCATGAGCTTCGCGACGATGCACGGCGTCGAGCGCGTCAGGGATGCGTCTGTAGTAGCGGTTGAAGTGGGCGATGAGGAGACGATCGCGCGGCTGGTTGACGCGCTGGTCGCTCTGGGTGTGCCGGTCTACGGCGTGACACCGCACCAGCAGACGTTGGAGGACCTGTTCATTCAGGTCGTTGATGCATCGGACGAGCGAGATCCATCATGA
- a CDS encoding sigma-70 family RNA polymerase sigma factor, with product MPDDERPADQVTALTMHATLTEQSDLALLAATREGDDRAFEALFARYYSQVYAVISRIVGDAAEAEELAQETFLRFYERPIQVTPAANVRAWLLRVGTNAAFNAVRSRRRRANWLSRLAGRAEARQVEDDPLSIVAERDEAHHVRQVLAQLPERQRAVLVLRSAGLSYAEVADALGVRPGSVGTILARAERAFREKAGDDYYTPGGEG from the coding sequence ATGCCCGACGACGAGAGGCCGGCTGACCAGGTGACCGCGTTGACGATGCACGCGACGCTGACCGAGCAGAGCGATCTGGCGCTGCTGGCAGCGACGCGCGAGGGCGACGATCGCGCCTTTGAGGCGCTGTTCGCCCGCTACTACTCGCAGGTGTACGCCGTCATTTCCCGCATCGTCGGGGACGCGGCGGAGGCTGAGGAACTCGCGCAGGAGACGTTCCTGCGGTTCTACGAGCGTCCGATTCAGGTCACACCCGCTGCGAATGTCCGCGCCTGGCTGTTGCGTGTCGGAACGAACGCGGCGTTCAACGCCGTGCGATCCCGCCGCCGCCGAGCCAACTGGCTGAGCCGCCTGGCCGGGCGTGCTGAGGCGCGTCAGGTCGAGGATGATCCATTGTCGATCGTGGCGGAGCGCGACGAAGCGCACCATGTTCGGCAGGTGCTCGCGCAACTGCCGGAACGCCAACGCGCAGTGCTGGTGCTGCGTTCAGCGGGTCTGTCCTATGCCGAGGTCGCTGATGCCCTCGGGGTCAGACCCGGCTCAGTCGGCACGATTCTAGCCCGTGCGGAACGTGCGTTCCGCGAGAAGGCCGGGGACGACTACTACACGCCGGGAGGTGAAGGATGA
- a CDS encoding DUF4367 domain-containing protein — protein sequence MSSLWSRPQGRAIAAMATAVVLLLVVTLSPMRTVANDFLDQFRVQKFAAITIPMNFEAPDQTAMFQMMSAAAENPAVHDELAGLGTFESTFQIDAAHMPTALTEAQAADQYAGLQVPQNLPDGFDSAPQAYVTEAGSASYALNVDKMRELIDQVNLPIYAFDSVTSPTLTFAVDVPTAAILRYQDAAGQNLIVGQMVSPQLDIPSEFNMDQLREDILRFPGLPSDLVTQLRAVDDWESTLIVPIPEDATSESVKVNGNPGLLIKADEGNGVLWEDNGTLYAVFGQVTADQIMSTAKSLSGS from the coding sequence ATGAGTTCTCTCTGGAGCCGTCCACAGGGACGGGCAATTGCAGCCATGGCGACTGCCGTCGTGCTGCTGCTGGTGGTGACGCTGTCACCAATGCGCACCGTCGCGAATGATTTCCTGGATCAGTTCCGAGTGCAGAAGTTCGCGGCGATCACGATCCCGATGAATTTCGAGGCACCGGACCAGACCGCCATGTTCCAGATGATGTCGGCGGCGGCGGAAAACCCGGCTGTCCACGATGAGCTGGCGGGGCTCGGCACCTTCGAGTCCACGTTCCAGATTGATGCCGCCCATATGCCGACCGCGCTGACAGAGGCGCAGGCTGCCGATCAGTACGCCGGTCTGCAAGTTCCGCAGAATCTGCCGGATGGTTTCGACAGCGCGCCGCAAGCGTATGTCACCGAGGCCGGCTCGGCGTCCTACGCGCTGAACGTCGACAAGATGCGTGAGCTCATTGACCAGGTCAACCTGCCGATCTATGCGTTCGACTCGGTGACATCGCCGACGTTGACGTTCGCCGTCGATGTTCCGACAGCCGCGATCCTGCGCTATCAGGACGCTGCCGGTCAGAACCTCATTGTTGGCCAGATGGTCAGCCCGCAGCTCGACATTCCGAGCGAGTTCAACATGGACCAGCTCCGCGAGGACATCCTGCGCTTCCCGGGTCTGCCGAGCGATCTGGTGACCCAGCTGCGCGCAGTCGACGACTGGGAATCGACGCTGATCGTGCCGATCCCTGAGGATGCGACCAGCGAGAGCGTCAAGGTTAACGGCAATCCGGGCCTGTTGATCAAGGCTGACGAGGGCAATGGCGTTCTCTGGGAAGACAATGGCACGCTCTACGCAGTCTTCGGTCAGGTGACGGCAGACCAGATCATGTCGACGGCCAAGTCGCTGTCGGGCTCATAG
- a CDS encoding molybdopterin-dependent oxidoreductase: protein KAMIVWNSNPLVIVPNADRAREGMARDDLFTIVHEQFLTDTAKYADIVLPATTQLEQVDLHKAYGHYFMQYNHRAIEPLGEARCNWDVMRTLAAGMGYDEPWLRQEPEEVIDEILTATRAINPLLDGITLERLQNEGPIPYARVEPGWVPFGDGVFPTLSGKVELLCEALVEKGVDALPDYVPPSEFAEPLRSDELVLFTSAAHHFTSTSMGNLPALMRKEGEPFIEINPLDAADRGISNGDRVIAANNRGEVQLRAIVTDDMPRGMALAPKGQWPKHNVDGHNINSLTSDALGDLGGQSTFHSNRVTVRILDRIGDAPPELAPASIPAK, encoded by the coding sequence AAGGCGATGATCGTGTGGAACTCGAACCCGCTCGTGATCGTGCCCAACGCCGACCGCGCCCGCGAGGGCATGGCGCGCGACGACCTGTTCACGATCGTCCACGAACAGTTCCTCACCGACACCGCCAAGTACGCCGACATCGTGCTGCCGGCTACCACGCAACTGGAGCAGGTCGATCTGCACAAGGCGTACGGCCACTACTTCATGCAGTACAACCACCGCGCGATCGAGCCACTCGGCGAAGCGCGCTGCAACTGGGATGTCATGCGCACGCTGGCGGCCGGGATGGGCTACGACGAGCCGTGGCTGCGTCAGGAGCCGGAAGAGGTTATCGACGAGATCCTCACCGCAACCCGTGCGATCAACCCGTTGCTCGATGGCATCACGCTGGAGCGACTGCAGAATGAGGGCCCTATTCCCTATGCCAGAGTCGAGCCGGGTTGGGTGCCGTTCGGTGATGGCGTGTTCCCGACTCTGTCCGGCAAGGTCGAGCTGCTCTGCGAGGCACTGGTCGAAAAGGGTGTCGACGCGCTGCCGGATTACGTGCCGCCGTCCGAGTTTGCCGAGCCGCTGCGGTCGGACGAGCTCGTCCTGTTCACCAGCGCCGCCCACCACTTCACGTCCACCAGCATGGGGAACCTGCCTGCGCTCATGCGCAAGGAGGGCGAACCATTCATCGAGATCAACCCGCTCGATGCGGCAGATCGCGGCATCTCCAACGGCGACCGTGTGATCGCCGCAAACAACCGCGGCGAAGTCCAGCTCCGCGCAATCGTGACCGACGACATGCCGCGCGGTATGGCGCTCGCGCCGAAAGGCCAGTGGCCAAAGCACAACGTTGATGGACACAACATCAATTCGCTGACATCCGACGCGCTCGGTGACCTCGGCGGACAAAGCACATTCCACAGCAACCGCGTCACCGTCCGCATCCTTGATCGCATCGGCGATGCGCCGCCAGAACTGGCGCCAGCGTCAATCCCCGCGAAGTAG
- a CDS encoding ABC transporter permease: MRTLLIARLTFDEAFRRKVILAVLLLSVVFLTLYLFGFQVLRDDLIRFREERLGRSDELLPYDAQASAMVLMGLYTVNFLAGVMTIFAAVGTISGEIESGVLQAILPKPLSRWEIVAGKYLGFLSMIAIYLALMVGSVVAISRYVGDYTPPNIIRGWLLMVLVSAILLALTMLGSTIFSTMANGIVALMLYGMALTGGLVEQVGTALDNDTMVRIGVITSVALPSDSMWRMASDIVQPRSVAYALGPTPFGTISPPSEFAIRYAVVYCVALVLASALVFKRRDI, from the coding sequence ATGAGGACACTGCTGATTGCTCGCCTGACGTTCGACGAAGCATTCCGCCGCAAAGTGATCCTCGCTGTCCTGCTGTTGAGCGTCGTGTTCCTGACGCTGTACCTCTTCGGGTTTCAGGTGCTGCGTGACGACCTGATTCGATTCCGCGAGGAGCGCCTTGGCCGCTCCGACGAGCTGCTGCCGTATGACGCGCAGGCCAGCGCCATGGTGCTGATGGGTCTCTACACGGTCAACTTCCTGGCCGGCGTCATGACCATCTTCGCGGCGGTCGGCACGATCTCGGGCGAGATCGAGTCCGGCGTGCTGCAGGCGATCCTGCCGAAGCCACTCTCGCGCTGGGAGATCGTCGCTGGGAAGTACCTGGGGTTCCTGTCGATGATCGCGATCTATCTCGCCTTGATGGTCGGCAGTGTCGTGGCTATCTCTCGCTATGTCGGTGACTACACACCGCCGAATATCATCCGTGGCTGGCTGCTGATGGTGCTGGTGTCGGCCATTCTGCTGGCGTTGACGATGCTGGGCTCGACGATCTTCTCGACGATGGCGAACGGGATCGTCGCGCTGATGCTGTATGGCATGGCACTGACCGGCGGGCTGGTGGAGCAGGTTGGCACCGCACTGGACAACGACACGATGGTACGCATCGGCGTCATCACCAGCGTCGCTCTGCCCAGTGACTCGATGTGGCGAATGGCATCCGACATTGTCCAGCCGCGCTCAGTCGCCTATGCGCTCGGCCCGACGCCCTTCGGTACCATCTCGCCACCATCGGAATTTGCGATACGCTACGCCGTTGTCTATTGCGTCGCGCTGGTGCTGGCGTCCGCGTTGGTCTTCAAGCGCCGCGACATCTAA